A region of Trichoplusia ni isolate ovarian cell line Hi5 chromosome 21, tn1, whole genome shotgun sequence DNA encodes the following proteins:
- the LOC113504122 gene encoding ecdysone-induced protein 78C-like, whose translation MSGSVLSEATSSSNSEEDDLYTFKEEPCSPVAGYSSGSRFFNSPGHEQQYTVDSASSGGTVKTATPCKVCGDKASGYHYGVTSCEGCKGFFRRSIQKQIEYRCLRDGKCLVIRLNRNRCQFCRFKKCLAVGMSRDSVRYGRVPKRPREPVATDSVPEPVQVAAPSSAPDDMDPSSSASMEAMRLDMAKELVKMVTAAHRSNNTYTEEIKSTLQQRTIVLRVEDSDTEASGGEEAATSTTDRATDVRSILWHNIALRMTPAVQQVVEFAKRLPGFHTLPQDDQLILIKIGFFEVWLTRITRLSSPDRIVFDDGTTFSHNQLVIVYDAPFATAMLTYIWNIIKMQITDEEMAIFTSTLLLCPHRSGLSDIERIGSMHRALNDALQNSMITNAGPEAIAAARARYEAFSQARNEVRILGTRHNILLSWCREHWPRLLLPALFSEIFDIPKYEEDETGEAAAIAAASIVAASVTTIATSVPVGMGDGTQQLETPMNLQVPPELQEMQAHSSHQAHASHQAHASHQGHASHHAHQAHQTHQAHASHQAPQLG comes from the exons AACAACAATACACGGTAGATAGCGCAAGTTCAGGTGGCACAGTCAAGACAGCCACCCCTTGCAAGGTTTGCGGCGATAAGGCTTCTGGATACCACTACGGCGTAACGTCCTGCGAGGGATGTAAA GGATTTTTCCGCCGTAGTATCCAGAAGCAGATTGAGTATCGCTGTCTGCGAGACGGCAAGTGCTTAGTGATCAGGCTTAACAGAAACCGGTGCCAATTCTGCAGGTTCAAGAAGTGCCTTGCGGTTGGCATGAGCCGAGACT CTGTCAGGTACGGCAGAGTTCCTAAGCGCCCACGAGAGCCCGTCGCGACAGACAGCGTGCCCGAGCCGGTGCAGGTGGCCGCGCCCAGCAGCGCGCCCGACGACATGGACcccagcagcagcgccagcaTGGAAGCCATGCGCCTCGACATGGCCAAGGAACTGGTGAAGATGGTGACGGCCGCGCACCGCAGCAACAACACCTACACCGAGGAGATCAAATCCACCCTGCAGCAGCGCACCATCGTGCTCAGGGTAGAGGACTCCGACACCGAAG CAAGTGGAGGCGAGGAGGCAGCGACCTCCACAACAGACCGCGCGACCGACGTGCGCTCCATCCTCTGGCACAACATCGCGTTGCGCATGACGCCCGCCGTGCAGCAGGTCGTCGAGTTCGCCAAGCGGCTGCCAGGCTTCCACACCCTCCCGCAGGACGACCAGCTCATCCTCATCAAG ATAGGGTTCTTCGAAGTCTGGCTGACTCGGATCACGAGGCTTTCGTCTCCTGACCGCATTGTGTTTGATGATGGCACCACCTTTTCCCACAATCAGCTCGTCATCGTTTACGAT GCTCCGTTTGCCACCGCCATGCTGACCTACATATGGAATATAATCAAGATGCAGATCACGGACGAGGAGATGGCGATTTTCACGAGCACGCTGCTGCTGTGCCCGCACCGCAGCGGACTCAGCGACATCGAACGCATCGGCAGCATGCACCGGGCCCTCAACGACGCTCTGCAGAACAGC ATGATAACCAACGCCGGGCCCGAAGCCATCGCTGCTGCCCGCGCTCGCTACGAGGCGTTCTCTCAAGCTCGCAACGAGGTCCGCATCCTGGGCACGCGTCACAACATCCTGCTGTCGTGGTGCCGCGAACACTGGCCGCGACTTCTGCTACCCGCCCTCTTCTCCGAGATCTTTGATATCCCAAAATACGAGGAGGACGAGACCGGCGAGGCTGCAGCGATTGCTGCTGCTTCCATAGTCGCAGCAAGCGTGACCACCATCGCTACCTCCGTACCTGTGGGCATGGGTGACGGCACTCAGCAACTAGAGACTCCAATGAATCTTCAGGTCCCACCGGAGCTACAGGAGATGCAGGCGCACTCGTCGCACCAGGCCCACGCCTCGCACCAGGCGCACGCCTCGCACCAGGGCCACGCTTCCCACCACGCGCACCAGGCTCACCAGACCCACCAGGCCCACGCGTCCCACCAGGCCCCTCAACTTGGTTAA